The Panulirus ornatus isolate Po-2019 chromosome 55, ASM3632096v1, whole genome shotgun sequence genome has a segment encoding these proteins:
- the LOC139765446 gene encoding cuticle protein AM1159-like codes for MYTKLFLVALVAVATAAPQGSYSAPPRYTSDEIPILSDNREGPDQHGNYNFNFETGDGISRTEEGAPQGEEGAVASQGYWTFSFPDGSDAHVEFIADGDGYQPESDLLPVGPPIPEHSLIQIEKARLEDSKGVKTSYTSP; via the exons ATGTACACG AAGTTATTCCTTGTTGCCTTAGTGGCGGTGGCGACCGCGGCGCCACAGGGCAGCTACTCGGCGCCCCCAAGATACACTTCTGATGAGATTCCCATCCTGTCCGACAACCGTGAGGGACCTGATCAGCATGGCAACTACAACTTCAACTTTGAAACTGGTGACGGCATCAGTCGTACCGAGGAGGGCGCCCCCCAGGGAGAAGAAGGAGCTGTGGCATCCCAGGGATATTGGAC GTTCTCCTTCCCTGACGGCAGCGACGCTCATGTTGAATTCATCGCTGACGGAGATGGCTACCAGCCCGAGTCTGATCTGCTGCCCGTGGGCCCACCCATACCTGAACACTCCCTCATCCAGATCGAGAAGGCTCGTTTAGAGGATTCAAAAGGAGTCAAGACGTCTTACACCTCCCCATAA